One Burkholderiales bacterium DNA window includes the following coding sequences:
- a CDS encoding N-acetylmuramoyl-L-alanine amidase: MRVAFYFAAGVLIAFSGPAAAQVKFSAARVWPAADYTRITLESPQAVQHKVFSLDNPDRLVVDLEGVDITSALTGLAAAIGDKDPYVKSVRVGRFKPGTIRLVFDLKATVKPQVFSLAPVGQYSHRLVLDLYPLVPPDPLIAFLDRYQSQKDGAAPSGDAAPARPDSVATRMDTELPSEPPVTPAGAPVPAIAAPHPARKGRPASTRLLIVSIDAGHGGEDPGARGPRGTHEKDVTLAIAKKLKERIDREPNMRGVLTRDGDFFIPLHHRVEKARRVNADLFVSIHADAFTRSEARGSSVFALSERGATSAAARWLAKRENEADLIGGVNLDVKDRYLKQTLLDLSQTATINDSLKLAKAVLSELGEINTLHKSSVEQAGFAVLKAPDIPSILVETAFITNHEEERRLTSDAYQAKLAEAVFQGIKRYFAKNPPLSRETIATR; the protein is encoded by the coding sequence TTGCGCGTCGCTTTCTATTTCGCCGCCGGCGTCCTGATCGCGTTTTCCGGTCCGGCCGCAGCGCAGGTCAAGTTCAGCGCGGCGCGCGTCTGGCCCGCCGCCGACTACACCCGCATCACCCTCGAATCGCCGCAGGCGGTCCAGCACAAGGTCTTCAGCCTCGACAATCCCGACCGGCTCGTCGTCGATCTCGAAGGCGTCGACATCACGTCCGCGCTGACGGGCCTCGCCGCGGCGATCGGCGACAAGGATCCGTACGTCAAGTCGGTGCGCGTCGGGCGCTTCAAGCCGGGCACGATCCGCCTCGTGTTCGATCTGAAAGCGACGGTGAAGCCGCAGGTCTTCTCGCTCGCCCCCGTCGGCCAGTACAGCCATCGGCTGGTGCTCGACCTCTACCCGCTCGTTCCGCCCGATCCGCTGATCGCGTTCCTCGACCGCTACCAGTCGCAGAAGGACGGCGCGGCGCCGTCCGGCGATGCCGCGCCCGCGCGTCCCGACAGCGTGGCGACGCGGATGGACACCGAGCTGCCGTCCGAGCCGCCGGTGACGCCGGCCGGCGCGCCGGTGCCGGCGATCGCCGCGCCGCACCCGGCGCGCAAGGGCCGGCCGGCCTCCACGCGCCTCCTCATCGTCTCGATCGACGCCGGCCACGGCGGCGAAGACCCGGGCGCGCGCGGCCCGCGCGGTACGCACGAGAAGGACGTGACCCTCGCCATCGCCAAGAAGCTCAAGGAGCGCATCGACCGCGAGCCGAACATGCGCGGCGTGCTCACGCGCGACGGCGACTTCTTCATCCCGCTGCACCACCGCGTCGAGAAGGCGCGGCGCGTCAACGCCGACCTCTTCGTGTCGATACACGCGGATGCGTTCACCCGATCCGAGGCCCGCGGCTCGTCGGTGTTCGCGCTGTCCGAGCGCGGCGCGACGTCGGCCGCGGCGCGCTGGCTCGCCAAGCGCGAGAACGAGGCCGATCTCATCGGCGGCGTGAACCTCGACGTGAAAGACCGCTATCTCAAGCAGACGCTGCTCGATCTGTCGCAGACCGCGACGATCAACGACAGCCTGAAGCTCGCCAAGGCGGTGCTCTCGGAGCTCGGGGAGATCAACACCCTGCACAAGAGCTCGGTCGAACAGGCGGGCTTCGCGGTGCTGAAAGCGCCCGACATCCCGTCGATCCTGGTCGAGACCGCGTTCATCACCAATCACGAGGAAGAAAGACGCCTGACGAGCGACGCCTACCAGGCGAAGCTGGCCGAGGCGGTGTTCCAGGGGATCAAGCGGTATTTCGCGAAGAACCCGCCGCTGTCACGCGAGACGATCGCGACGCGCTAG